One Fuerstiella marisgermanici DNA window includes the following coding sequences:
- a CDS encoding IS256 family transposase, whose translation MSKTKTDRTKVPVGQALDPEVISFRAQFDERSPLDEIVREGARRMLQTAVDAEVDAFVAMHADRTDEHGRRLVVKNGSLPERDILTGAGAIPVTQGRVRDNDPDREKRVAFSPSVLPSYLRKTKAIEELIPWLYLKGISTGDFNEALQSLVGERAAGLSPNVVCRLKDQWCSEYDDWSKRDLSNKQYVYIWADGIHAKVRLEDDANKKQCLLVLMGATPEGQKELIAVLDGYRESEQSWCELLVDLKQRGLQLSPKVAVGDGALGFWAAIRKVFPETREQRCWVHKTANVLNKMPKSVQPKAKGDLHEIWQAETKDDANKAFDKFIEKYGAKYAAACDCLKKDRDELLTFYDFPAEHWSHLRTTNPIESTFATIRLRHRKTKGSGTRRASLAMMFKLAQSASKKWRRLNCHEKITLVIEGRSFKDGIMQDDIAA comes from the coding sequence ATGAGCAAGACTAAAACAGACCGAACCAAAGTGCCAGTGGGTCAAGCGCTCGATCCCGAAGTGATTTCCTTTCGGGCTCAGTTCGACGAGCGAAGTCCGCTCGACGAGATTGTCCGTGAGGGAGCCAGGCGGATGCTACAAACCGCAGTCGATGCCGAGGTGGATGCGTTCGTCGCCATGCATGCGGATCGGACTGACGAGCACGGCCGGCGACTGGTCGTCAAGAACGGAAGCCTTCCGGAGCGGGACATCCTCACCGGTGCCGGAGCGATTCCGGTCACTCAGGGGCGTGTCCGCGACAACGATCCTGATCGCGAAAAACGGGTGGCTTTCTCGCCAAGCGTGCTTCCGAGCTATCTGCGAAAAACGAAGGCCATTGAAGAACTCATCCCCTGGCTTTACCTCAAAGGAATTTCCACGGGTGACTTCAACGAGGCGTTGCAGTCGCTCGTCGGCGAGCGGGCCGCCGGGCTGAGTCCCAACGTGGTTTGCCGGCTCAAGGATCAGTGGTGCAGCGAATACGATGACTGGAGCAAGCGGGATCTATCGAACAAGCAGTACGTTTACATCTGGGCCGACGGCATTCACGCGAAGGTCCGACTGGAGGATGACGCCAATAAAAAGCAGTGTTTGCTGGTGCTGATGGGGGCTACGCCGGAAGGCCAGAAAGAATTGATCGCGGTGCTGGACGGTTACCGCGAGAGCGAGCAGAGCTGGTGCGAGTTACTGGTCGACTTGAAGCAACGTGGCCTGCAATTGTCACCGAAGGTTGCCGTTGGCGATGGTGCGCTTGGCTTCTGGGCCGCGATCCGCAAAGTATTCCCCGAGACTCGTGAACAACGCTGTTGGGTTCACAAGACGGCCAATGTTCTCAACAAGATGCCTAAGAGCGTTCAACCCAAAGCGAAAGGCGACCTGCACGAAATCTGGCAGGCAGAAACGAAGGACGATGCGAACAAAGCGTTCGATAAATTCATTGAAAAGTACGGTGCGAAGTATGCAGCGGCTTGCGATTGCCTGAAGAAGGACCGCGACGAGCTGCTGACGTTCTACGATTTCCCGGCCGAACACTGGAGCCACTTGCGGACAACCAACCCGATCGAATCCACCTTCGCGACGATCCGCCTTCGTCACCGCAAGACCAAAGGCAGCGGAACAAGACGGGCGAGCTTAGCGATGATGTTCAAGCTGGCTCAGTCAGCATCGAAGAAATGGAGACGACTCAACTGCCACGAAAAGATCACACTCGTCATCGAAGGACGTTCCTTCAAAGACGGAATCATGCAGGATGATATCGCCGCCTAA
- a CDS encoding DUF1559 domain-containing protein yields the protein MAENPYSQPESSDQAVSSSSGVVRSVVKVVGLVLIGGVLLAMLLPFNRGSEAPRRLQCKNNLKQIGLALHNYHDVYEAFPPAFTVNSDGHPLHSWRTLILPFMEQQALYDSIDLSKPWSDPGAIVKCCVLGF from the coding sequence ATGGCAGAGAATCCTTATTCGCAACCTGAATCCAGTGACCAGGCGGTAAGTTCGAGTTCCGGTGTCGTCCGGAGTGTCGTAAAAGTAGTCGGCTTGGTGCTAATCGGGGGCGTGCTTCTGGCGATGTTGCTGCCGTTCAACCGTGGCAGTGAGGCACCACGCCGCTTGCAGTGTAAGAACAATCTTAAACAGATCGGCCTGGCACTCCACAATTATCACGACGTCTACGAAGCCTTTCCGCCCGCCTTTACGGTGAATTCAGACGGCCATCCGCTGCATAGCTGGCGCACGCTGATTTTGCCGTTTATGGAACAGCAGGCGTTGTACGACAGCATCGACCTCTCGAAACCGTGGAGCGATCCGGGAGCAATTGTCAAATGTTGTGTTTTGGGTTTTTGA
- a CDS encoding DUF1501 domain-containing protein, with protein MTCHQFTSATTRRSMLQTSAAGFGQVALAALAGQQATAADGGTAASAPLPHYPARAKRVIFLFMWGGPSHVDLFDPKPRLNSEDGKPLAGKSVGSARENLGTLLGSPFQFDQHGDSGIWISELFPKLARHADKMCVIRSMHTEGNAHGEALLRLHTGQASLVRPSVGAWVSYGLGCESDSLPAFLTISPPRGHGGVQNYGSAFLPARHQGTAIGSAEIPISKAVVSNLGNNRIGSGLQRKQLDLIQSLNRQHLQQTTIDKNIEGLIANYELAFRMQSTMPQIMNLADESKATLDLYGIDSEPTDNFGRQCLLARKFAESGVRYIQVSTDYTWDHHNAVVKGSVGESAKVDRPIAGLLQDLDQRGLLEDTLVVWGSEFGRTPMVENGDGRNHHPQGFTMWMAGGGAKPGLTYGSTDEFGYAPVENPVHMHDLHATILHALGLDHERLTYRHAGRDFRLTDVYGNVVHDVLT; from the coding sequence ATGACGTGCCACCAATTCACAAGTGCAACAACTCGCCGATCGATGCTGCAAACCAGTGCCGCTGGCTTCGGTCAGGTGGCGCTGGCCGCTCTGGCGGGTCAACAGGCGACGGCCGCAGATGGCGGTACGGCCGCTTCAGCGCCCCTTCCACACTATCCAGCGCGGGCCAAGCGAGTCATCTTTCTGTTTATGTGGGGCGGACCCAGTCATGTGGATCTGTTCGACCCCAAACCTCGCTTAAACAGCGAAGACGGCAAGCCGCTGGCGGGAAAATCGGTTGGCAGTGCCCGCGAAAACCTGGGCACGTTGCTGGGTTCACCGTTTCAATTTGACCAACACGGCGACAGTGGGATTTGGATTAGCGAGCTGTTTCCGAAGCTGGCGCGACATGCGGACAAGATGTGCGTGATACGGTCAATGCACACAGAAGGGAACGCTCATGGTGAAGCGTTACTGCGACTGCATACAGGCCAGGCCAGTCTGGTGAGGCCCAGCGTGGGGGCGTGGGTGAGCTACGGTCTTGGCTGCGAAAGCGACAGCCTGCCGGCCTTCCTGACAATTTCTCCGCCGCGAGGGCACGGCGGTGTGCAAAACTACGGCAGCGCGTTTCTGCCAGCCAGGCATCAGGGAACCGCCATTGGGTCGGCTGAGATACCAATTTCAAAGGCCGTCGTTTCGAATCTCGGCAACAACCGCATTGGCTCCGGCCTGCAGCGAAAGCAGTTGGACCTGATTCAATCGCTCAACCGACAACACCTGCAGCAAACGACAATCGACAAGAACATCGAAGGGCTGATCGCTAACTACGAACTCGCCTTTCGTATGCAGTCCACCATGCCGCAGATCATGAACCTGGCCGATGAATCAAAAGCCACGCTGGATCTGTACGGTATCGATTCTGAGCCCACCGACAATTTCGGCCGTCAGTGCTTGCTGGCCCGCAAGTTTGCGGAAAGCGGTGTGAGGTATATTCAGGTGTCGACTGATTACACGTGGGATCATCACAACGCCGTGGTCAAAGGCAGCGTCGGGGAATCGGCCAAAGTGGACCGTCCCATCGCCGGACTGCTGCAGGATCTGGATCAACGAGGACTGTTGGAAGACACGCTGGTTGTGTGGGGCTCAGAATTCGGACGCACGCCGATGGTCGAAAATGGTGACGGGCGCAATCACCATCCCCAGGGTTTCACCATGTGGATGGCTGGCGGAGGAGCAAAGCCTGGTTTGACATACGGTTCCACAGACGAATTCGGATATGCGCCGGTCGAGAACCCCGTGCATATGCACGATCTTCATGCCACGATTTTGCACGCGTTGGGACTCGACCACGAACGCCTGACCTACCGGCACGCTGGCCGCGACTTCCGCTTAACAGACGTGTACGGCAACGTCGTTCACGACGTACTGACGTGA
- a CDS encoding PSD1 and planctomycete cytochrome C domain-containing protein: MPCLLAAAACLSPSSRAEDLPAHQVEFFEKSVRPLLAARCYSCHAVKTGKAEGGLTLDSRAGWQTGGESGPAIVPADVDASLLISAVRYVDADLQMPPDKALPKEAVAVLERWVKMGAPDPREKVMTDTAASPAPSDPVAGREHWAFQPLEQTDIPKVQNSDWPRSEIDYFVLAELEATKLSPATDTDRRTLLRRTCFQLTGLPPTAEQTATFLREDNAAAFDALVGELLASPQFGERWGRHWLDLARYADSNGLDENFLFREAWRYRNWVIAAANNDMPYDEFLRQQIAGDLLPFDSIEQRDQQRVAAGFLVMGPKVLLGNDANERIMDVADEQLDTIGKTVLGQTLGCARCHDHKFDPVPTADYYAMAGIFTSTHVMEQRYMLGQQRVMEQLVGLGPDGENVDNDYEAFWREKAQREEHLKHARETLKLLKAGKLDALTAFVKEHGKAIAKSVMDEALSIDERIKLQEAYVAEADAAAKPRKIPPRAMIPADSKSPKDEAIRIAGQFNRPGDTVPRGVLQVVSDHGIEIPDGQSGRLQLADWLCDVDNGAGRLAARVYANRVWRHLIGRGLVRTVDNFGRTGEEPSHPQLLDYLATKLIESGWSTKALIREIVLSRTFALSSEHNEAAHAVDPDNQLLWRAHRRRLTPEALRDAMLSAAGTLDLTPMDSTVSYLGDQATAVGANTNRRRTDFPCRSVYLPVIRNDLPEVFDAFDFADPHATTGMRPETMVATQGLFILNDASVMDAAEATSRRILTEVSPQDLERIVDLMFAWIVNDTPTAAERGSLVEFLRSTTEELKHAGEKEPAVRALAIACHALFASSRFQILE; the protein is encoded by the coding sequence ATGCCTTGCCTCCTGGCCGCAGCGGCCTGCCTTAGCCCCTCGTCCCGCGCTGAGGATCTACCTGCTCACCAGGTGGAATTCTTTGAAAAAAGCGTTCGGCCGCTGCTGGCCGCTCGCTGCTATTCGTGCCATGCGGTGAAGACCGGCAAGGCAGAAGGCGGGCTGACGCTGGATAGCCGTGCCGGCTGGCAAACCGGCGGCGAAAGTGGCCCGGCGATTGTGCCAGCAGACGTTGACGCCAGTCTCCTGATTTCGGCGGTGCGGTACGTAGACGCTGACTTGCAGATGCCGCCCGATAAGGCGTTGCCGAAGGAAGCCGTGGCGGTGTTGGAACGTTGGGTGAAGATGGGAGCCCCGGATCCTCGCGAAAAGGTGATGACCGACACCGCCGCATCACCGGCGCCGTCTGATCCTGTTGCGGGACGTGAGCACTGGGCGTTTCAGCCATTGGAGCAAACCGACATTCCGAAGGTTCAGAACTCAGACTGGCCGCGATCCGAGATTGATTATTTCGTGCTGGCGGAATTGGAAGCGACGAAGCTTTCGCCCGCCACCGACACAGATCGTCGTACGCTGCTGCGTCGTACGTGCTTTCAGTTGACGGGGCTTCCACCGACCGCTGAGCAGACCGCGACGTTCCTGCGCGAAGATAACGCCGCCGCGTTCGACGCGCTCGTGGGCGAGTTGTTGGCCTCGCCTCAGTTTGGCGAACGCTGGGGACGTCACTGGCTGGACCTGGCTCGGTATGCCGATTCGAACGGGCTGGACGAAAACTTTCTGTTCCGCGAAGCATGGCGCTATCGCAATTGGGTGATTGCCGCCGCTAACAACGACATGCCGTACGACGAATTTTTGCGGCAACAAATTGCGGGTGACCTGCTGCCCTTCGATTCTATCGAACAGCGTGATCAGCAACGTGTCGCGGCCGGATTTTTGGTGATGGGGCCAAAGGTGCTGCTGGGCAACGATGCCAACGAACGCATCATGGACGTCGCGGATGAACAGCTTGATACCATCGGCAAAACGGTACTCGGGCAAACACTCGGCTGTGCCCGCTGTCATGATCATAAGTTCGATCCCGTGCCAACTGCAGACTACTACGCGATGGCGGGCATCTTCACGTCGACGCACGTGATGGAACAACGCTACATGCTCGGGCAGCAACGAGTCATGGAGCAACTTGTGGGACTCGGCCCGGACGGCGAAAACGTGGACAACGACTACGAAGCCTTCTGGCGTGAGAAAGCCCAACGCGAGGAACACCTCAAGCACGCTCGTGAGACGCTGAAGTTGTTGAAAGCCGGAAAACTCGACGCACTGACTGCGTTCGTAAAGGAACACGGCAAGGCGATTGCAAAAAGTGTGATGGACGAGGCACTGTCGATCGACGAACGGATTAAGTTGCAGGAGGCTTACGTGGCTGAAGCCGATGCTGCTGCGAAGCCGCGTAAAATTCCGCCGCGAGCCATGATACCAGCTGACAGCAAGTCGCCGAAGGACGAAGCGATTCGGATTGCCGGACAGTTTAACCGGCCCGGCGACACTGTTCCTCGCGGCGTGTTGCAGGTCGTTTCAGATCACGGTATCGAAATTCCTGACGGCCAAAGCGGACGGCTGCAACTGGCAGACTGGCTATGCGATGTCGACAATGGTGCCGGTCGTCTGGCAGCTCGCGTGTATGCCAACCGCGTCTGGCGGCACCTGATTGGTCGCGGTCTGGTGCGCACCGTGGACAACTTTGGGCGTACCGGTGAAGAACCCAGTCATCCGCAATTGCTGGATTATCTGGCCACGAAGCTGATCGAATCCGGCTGGTCAACGAAGGCCCTGATTCGCGAAATTGTCCTCAGCCGAACATTCGCCCTCAGCAGCGAGCATAACGAAGCGGCTCACGCTGTGGATCCCGACAACCAATTGCTGTGGCGAGCTCACCGACGCCGATTGACCCCCGAGGCCCTTCGTGACGCTATGTTGTCGGCTGCGGGAACTCTTGATCTGACGCCCATGGATTCTACCGTGTCTTATCTGGGCGATCAGGCCACGGCGGTCGGGGCGAACACGAATCGGCGGCGCACCGACTTTCCCTGCCGCAGCGTGTATCTGCCTGTGATTCGCAACGACTTGCCCGAGGTCTTTGACGCCTTTGACTTCGCGGACCCTCACGCCACCACCGGCATGCGACCGGAAACAATGGTGGCGACTCAGGGGCTGTTTATCCTGAACGATGCCTCCGTGATGGACGCCGCCGAAGCCACTTCGCGCAGAATTCTGACGGAAGTGTCGCCACAGGATTTGGAACGCATCGTCGACCTCATGTTTGCATGGATCGTGAACGACACGCCCACCGCTGCCGAACGCGGAAGCCTTGTTGAGTTTCTGCGGTCAACAACCGAAGAATTAAAGCACGCCGGCGAGAAAGAACCTGCGGTACGAGCGCTCGCGATTGCCTGCCACGCCCTGTTTGCGTCGAGCCGTTTTCAGATTTTGGAGTAG